The following proteins come from a genomic window of Bremerella cremea:
- a CDS encoding Rieske (2Fe-2S) protein, with protein sequence MPNWVDVAAEEDCPAGAALEVVAAGRMVALFHTPEGIFATDGMCAHQGGPLGQGQLCDKIVTCPWHGWQYDVTTGKHELSSIHLDCFAVKVEGGRIWVDVTE encoded by the coding sequence ATGCCGAACTGGGTGGATGTCGCTGCGGAAGAAGATTGTCCGGCAGGGGCCGCCTTGGAAGTGGTGGCCGCTGGGCGGATGGTCGCTCTGTTTCATACACCGGAAGGAATCTTCGCCACCGACGGCATGTGTGCCCACCAAGGTGGCCCGCTCGGTCAGGGGCAACTGTGCGATAAGATTGTGACCTGCCCATGGCACGGCTGGCAGTACGACGTCACCACCGGCAAACATGAACTCAGTTCGATTCATCTCGATTGCTTCGCGGTGAAAGTCGAAGGGGGACGTATTTGGGTCGATGTTACGGAGTAA
- a CDS encoding DUF533 domain-containing protein produces MLRSNLGSMLFFGTTTFESPEVERLIYCRNCRNGQNATIRRVRLWLTAFDVRVLPLWLVRRYLVCRKCNEQYDLEVLQLNPSKSSPPFDRQMLRTMIYAALADGLVDAVERSTIEQLYDQRFEMALLEDQLEQEISAAQREATSLNTYLANYAELMTPEQKRTAVELAYRVMAAAGPPKPGHQRQLHNLCVTLQMPLEEFDVLMAELQRTQPASGRR; encoded by the coding sequence ATGTTACGGAGTAACCTTGGCTCGATGTTGTTTTTTGGCACTACCACATTCGAATCACCAGAAGTCGAGCGGCTAATCTATTGCCGCAATTGCCGCAACGGACAGAATGCTACGATCCGGCGGGTCCGTTTGTGGTTGACGGCGTTTGACGTGCGTGTGCTGCCGCTGTGGCTGGTAAGGCGTTACTTGGTATGCAGGAAATGTAACGAGCAGTACGATCTGGAAGTCTTGCAGCTTAACCCTAGCAAGAGTTCTCCTCCGTTCGATCGGCAGATGCTGCGCACGATGATTTATGCTGCCTTGGCCGATGGACTGGTCGACGCGGTCGAACGGAGCACGATTGAGCAATTGTACGACCAACGGTTCGAGATGGCCTTGCTCGAGGATCAGTTAGAACAGGAAATCTCAGCAGCCCAACGAGAAGCGACATCGCTTAACACGTATCTGGCAAACTATGCCGAACTGATGACGCCAGAACAAAAGCGAACCGCTGTTGAGTTGGCCTATCGCGTGATGGCGGCGGCCGGTCCGCCGAAGCCTGGCCACCAGCGACAACTACACAATTTGTGCGTCACGTTGCAAATGCCCCTGGAGGAGTTCGACGTGCTCATGGCCGAACTCCAACGTACCCAACCGGCAAGTGGTCGACGTTGA